In Mycolicibacterium phocaicum, one DNA window encodes the following:
- the map gene encoding type I methionyl aminopeptidase: MIGLPRRGRKVVPQRTPGELDAMAAAGSLVAAALKAVHEAAAPGMSTLDLDQIAESVIRDGGGIPSFLGYHGFPATICASVNDRVVHGIPTADEVLASGDLVSIDCGAILNDWHGDSAVTFGVGPLIDADQKLSDATRESMEAGIAAMVPGNRLTDVSHAIEVATHAASARYDRKFGIVAGYGGHGIGQEMHMDPFLPNEGSPGRGPFLEPGSVLAIEPMLTLGTSKTVILEDEWTVVTKDGSRAAHWEHTVAVTEDGPRILTLLRD, from the coding sequence CCGGAAGGTCGTCCCGCAGCGGACTCCCGGTGAACTCGACGCGATGGCCGCTGCCGGCTCCCTGGTGGCGGCCGCGCTGAAAGCCGTTCACGAAGCCGCTGCGCCGGGAATGTCCACCCTGGACCTGGACCAGATCGCCGAATCCGTCATCCGTGACGGCGGCGGTATCCCGTCGTTCCTGGGCTATCACGGGTTCCCGGCCACCATCTGCGCGTCGGTCAACGACCGCGTGGTGCACGGGATTCCGACCGCTGACGAGGTGCTCGCCAGCGGTGACCTGGTGTCCATCGACTGCGGCGCCATCCTGAACGACTGGCACGGCGACTCGGCCGTGACGTTCGGCGTCGGTCCGCTGATCGACGCCGACCAGAAACTGTCGGACGCCACCCGCGAATCCATGGAGGCGGGCATCGCCGCCATGGTGCCCGGTAACCGGCTGACCGACGTCTCGCATGCCATCGAGGTCGCCACGCACGCCGCCTCCGCCCGCTATGACCGCAAGTTCGGCATCGTCGCGGGCTACGGCGGCCACGGCATCGGTCAAGAGATGCACATGGACCCGTTCCTGCCCAACGAGGGATCGCCCGGTCGGGGCCCGTTCCTCGAACCGGGTTCGGTGCTGGCAATCGAGCCGATGCTGACGTTGGGTACGTCGAAGACGGTAATTCTCGAAGATGAGTGGACAGTAGTTACCAAAGACGGCTCCCGTGCCGCACACTGGGAACACACCGTTGCTGTCACCGAAGACGGGCCCCGAATCCTGACTCTGCTGCGCGACTGA